CGGCGATCGTCACCCGGAGGCGATCGCCGGGGCGGCCGTCCGGTCCCAGCCGGCACGTCTCCACGTCGATCTCGTCCGCGATCATGAAATAGCTGAGGACCCCCACCCCGAACCGGCTGTTCGGGTGGAACTCGACCGGAGGGTCGCAGGCGGCCCAGGCGACCATCTCCTCGACGACCTCCGGCAGGTCGACGGCCCTGGTCCCGGCCTCCGCGAAGACGTCCGAGAGCTCCCGCAGCCCCATGCCGATCCCGTTGTCGCGGCACTCGATGTAGGGAGCTCCGTCCGGTTCGAAGCCCTGCCTGAAGGTGATCTCACCCGCCCAGCCGGACGCCGCTGCGCCCGTCCGTTCCAGGTACTCCTCACGCGCGCGCCGGTACCGGCAGGCGTCCAGCGCATTCTGGTACAGCTCCCGGACGGCGAGCGCCCGGTTCGCGTAGAGCTGCTCGCCCATCAGCAGCTCCTGGACCTTGTCCTCGGCCAGCCGGAACTGGGCGCCGGCCGCGCTGTACACCGCCCGCCCGTTCACCTCTGCCGCGTGGATGCGGTCAGCGGTCGCGTGCGTGGGAAGAGCCGCGAGGGCCGGGGTCTCCGCCGTCGCGCGGTGCGCCTCGGCGAACAGGGTGTCGAGCGCGGCGACGTGGTGCTCGAGGGCCACCTGAACGGCCTGGTGCCCGCATCGGGCCGCCAAGGCCCGGCTCGAGCGGCCCCGGTGCTGCCACTCGGCGCGCCGGATCGTCTCCCGCAGCTCGTCCAGCCTGACGGGATCAGCCACCCCGAGGTGCTCGACCAGCACGCTGGGCAGCGCCGCCGGTTCGAGCGCCATCCGCTGTCCCGCGGCCAGCAGGTATCCGACCAGGCGTTCCCGCAGCGGCATCTCGTCGCCCGTCGCCGGTGCCACCAGCACCAGGTCCCGCAGCGCACCCGACCGACCGGGTCGGCCGAGGAAGGTGGGAGCGGCGCGCAGCGCGGTCAGCAGCTCCGCGAGCCGGCCCGGCAGGAACACCTCGCTCGCGACGGTCTCCACGCCCAGGCCGGTGAGCAGGTCGGCGAACGCCGTGCCCGCATAGGACGCCGACCTCGAGATGATCCACTGATGAGCGAGCCACCACCCGATCGCCGCCGCCGACTGCTGGTCGCCGCTGCGCCGGGCCCGCTCGGCCCGGCGCCGCAGCCGTGGGTGGAGGCGAAGGAAGGCTTCGAACTCCCCCCGCTCGACGTCGTCGGTCCACACACTCGGCGAGCCCGGGTGGGCAAGCGCCGCGCGGGCGACCAGGCGGGTCCAGACCGCCTGGTGCAGGAACGGCACGCTGACCAGCAGGGCCGCCTCGGCCGGAGAGAGCGCGTCCGCCTCCGCCGGCAGGCGGTTCACCAGGAACTCGACCCGCTTGGTCATCCGCGCCGCCAGGCCCGGGTCATGCCAGGGATCGCCGCGCAGCCGTCCCGCCGCGTCGTCGGATACCCGGCCCAGCCGCCCGATCAGCCGCAGGGTGCTCTCCCGCAGCTCGTCCCCCGCCCGCGGATCCCCGGCGGCGGCCTCCGCGCTGAGCGTCCAGGCGCTGTGCCGTTCGGCCACCGTCTGCCACGGATGGACGGGCCTGCCGGCCTGCTGCCCGACCGCGGCGGCGGGAAAGACCGTGAACAGTCGCGGATCGCGCGATGACGCCCGCAGAAGACAGGAGGGCGCGCGGCCCGACGTCCCCCGGCCACGTCCCGCGCCGCTGCCACTCCCCTGGTCACCGTGACCCAGGCTGGTGGTGAGGGCGGCGCGCAGCTCCTCGAGTCCCGCGGGCAGTGGCCGGTGCGAGGCGACGTCGACCATCGCGCGCAGCAGCGACGCCCGTCCAGCGCCGCCGGCCGTTCCGCCCGGCTCCTCCGTCCCGCCCGGCTCGGCGGGCTCACCCGGCCCGGCAGGCCCGACAGGCCCGAACGGGTCAGACGGGTCGACGTACAGGTAGGCGAGGTCGGTTCCAGCCGGGGTGTCCAGCGGCCCGCCGGCCCAGCCGGCCTCCGTGACCAGGTCGCGGACGTCGTCGTCGAAGGCCACCGCGGCGTCGACCACGACCAGCACTCGCGCGGCGGCGCTGCGGGACACTGCCTGAGTCCAGTCGACCGGTACGCACAGATCCCAGAACGGTTGGTACCCGACGGCCGCGTCGGACGGTACGAGGTAGTCCCGGCGCCCGCTGTGCACGCCGTGCCCGGCGAGTACCAGCAGCAGCGTGTCACCGGGCGCGGCGCCGCTGATGAAGGCGTGGATGGCGGATTTCACCGCACTCAGGCCGAGCCGGGACCGATCCTGGATCTCCACTCGGTAGCCGACGGCCTCCAGCGCCTCCACGGTGGTGTCGATCGCCTCCGTCACATCGGGAAGCGACGGCAGCCGGTCATCGTCATAGGCCGCGACCCCGACCAGCAGCGCACGGAATTCGCCTCCGGCCGCCGCGGGCGCCGGATCCGCGGCTTGGTGCACGAGCCGGCGGGCAGGCACGGCCGAGGTGTCGGCGCGCACCGGCTGACGTCGCCGAGCCGTCGTCGCCGCCGGTTCGGCCGCTCCGGGGAAGAGCGGCGCCACCCGCGGCGGAGGAGCCTGCGGCGGTATGGGCGTCGCGAGCGGTCCAGGAAACAGCGGCTCGTCCGAGGGCTTCGCGCGGCCCGAGACCGCGCCACGGATGGCGGTCAGCAGCGTGCTGCGCGTCGCCTCCGCCGGTTGGCCGAACAGGTCGACCGAGACCACCTGACCGAGCAGGCCGGGGCGGTCGCAGTCCTCGACGCGGACGGGCAGCAGTTTGCGCCGGGCACTGTCCGGATCTGCGACAACGGCGGCCTGCCACTCGTGCCGACCATAAACCGACTGTAGATAGGCGTCCGAGAGGATCGCGATCGTGCGCGTACCGAATTGCATTCCGTCCTGCATGGTCGCGGTCCAGTTGGAGCCAGCCACCATGTCCCACGCCTGGACCAGAACCCGAAACCCGGCGTCCTCCAGCTGCCACGCAATCCACTCGGCCCAGGCGCGATCAGCCTGCGTGTAGGAGACGAAGAAACTCCAGCGGTCGCCCGGAAGCGCCCCGCCGTTCCCCCCATTGTGCATATCGCGAATTATCCCAGGCGGAACCATCCCGGACGAAGGCCGGTCGCACGCCGGCGGCGGCCACAGTCCGGGCATCGACGGCGCCCGCCGTGACCAGCCCGCCCGGCACCAGCCTGAGCCAGCGGTCGCCGATCAGGATCTGGATCGTCAGGCGGCCGCACGGCGTGAGGACGGACAGCGCCGCGCACCCGACGTCGGCCGCCGTCGCGCCTCAGGGCGCGCCGTCGACCCGGCGCCTGTCGGGCGTTGCGCCGCCCGCAAATTGATGTCACGATACTGCCACTAAACCCCGGATCGAGCCCGATCGGGACCGCGAACCCCGTGGACGTCGACCGGTGGCAGCGTTCCCAGCCGACCCGGTCTTAATCCGGGTACGAACAACCAATAGGAGCCGTCACGATGGCACCGGCTGATGCCCGGGACCCCCGGCCAGTTCTCGCGACGCCCGCGCAGATCCTCGCCGAGGAGACCCTCCTCCAGCTGCTCGACGACCCCGCGCTGAAGAACGTGCGGGCCGAGCTGCACGCCGAGCTGGCGGCGACACCCCGGGGGCGGACGAAGTCGGGCGCGGCCACCCTCGACGAGGCGCTGTCGCTGTGGACGAACTCGCTCGTCCTGGCCGAGATCGGAAACTTCCTGCCGACCCCCGCGCAGCTGTGGGGAACGGACGACACGCCGCGTGAATGGCTCGGCCGTACGCTTCCCGGTGTCGGGACCTCGGGCGACAACCCGGACGCGCTCTATCGCAACGCCTTCTTCGACGGGGACCGGCGCTTCGAGGTCGTCGGCCAGTTCGACCTGGCGCGGCGGCCCGCGCAGCTCAACATCGAGCTGCACCGGGGAAACAAGGTCAGCCCCCCGCCGATGGATCTCGACAAGTCGGATCTGACGCCGCTGGCCAGCATCACCGACCGCGATCTGCGGATCGCCGCCGACGGGTCGTTCCGCATCACCATCGGCCCGGAGCCGGAGAGCCCGGTACATCTGCGGTCGGCGCCGGGCCGGCTGACGCTCGGTTCCCGCGACATGTTCGCCGACTGGGATCAGCGTCCGGTCCGCATGGAGCTGCGCGCGCTCGACGCCGTGCCGCCCGGCCGCTTCGACCCCGAGGAGATCGGGAAGGCGGCCCTGCGCGACCTTCCGCCCTACGTCCGTTTCTGGGCGAAGTTCCCGGAGCTCTGGTTCGGCGGCCTCAAGGGCAACAGGATCACCCCGGCCCAGGGCCGCAACGGCAGCATGGCGGGCTTCATCGCGGCGCTCAGCTGGGACCTCGCCGCGGACCAGGCCATCGTCGTCACCACCGATCCGGTCGGTGCCGCCTACACGGGCTTCCAGATGATGGACCCCTGGATGCTCAGCGCGAACGGCAAGAAGTCCCAGGTGTCCCTCAACCTGGGCCAGACCGCCCCGAATCCGGACGGCACCTTCACCTTCGTGCTGTCCCACGAGGACCCCGGCGTCGCCAACTGGCTCGACACCACCGGTCTCGACGAGGGACTCGGCCTGATCCGGTGGCAGGCGGCTCCGGTCGGCGCGACGATCGACACGAGCACCCTCGTGCGCGACTTCGAGGTCCTCTCGCTCGCCGAGGTGGACGCGCTGACCGAGCTCCCCCGCGTCACGCCCGAGCAGCGCGCGGCACAGCTGGCCGCACGGGTCCAGGGTTACAACAACCGGACCCGCTGAGGCCCGCTGCTCCCGCCGGCCGACGCCGGGGGCCCGGTCGGGTCCCCGGCCCCGCGCTCCCGCCGGCGGGGACCCGCCTCGAGGCGGGGCCCCGCGTACGCCCGCCGGACGGTGTCAGGCGCGGAACTCCTCCGGGCGTACGGGGGACGCGGCGGCCAGCGCCTCGACGGCGGCCGCGGCCCCGAGGTCCTTGCCGTACACCGGCGTGCCCGGCTGCTGGCGCCAGGACTCCTCCAGCGGGCCGCCGTCGACCGGGTCGAAGCCCAGCTGGTCGACCAGGTCGAACACCGTCCGCTTCCCCGGGCCGTCCGCGCCGGCGACGGGCAGCGCGATCCGCCCCTCGGCGCCCTTCGGGCGCCCGGACTCCAGCAGGTGCTTCCACCAGATCCCGTTGAAAACCTTGATCACCGGCGAGCCGATCTGCTCGGCGACCCACACGCTCTCCGGGGTGCCCGCCTCGATCGCGGCGATGCGTCCGTCCCGTTCCCGCGGGTAGTAGTTGTTCGTCTCGACCACCGGGGCGCCGGGCCTCGCGCCCTTGAGCAGTCCCGCCGCGAGGTCCGGGACGCGCTTCTGCGGGATGCTGAGGATGACGAGATCGGCGTCCTCGGCCGCCTCCGCCGCCCAGACAGCCGTCGCCCCGGTCTCCTGTGCGAGGTCGGCCAGGGTCTGCGGATCCCGGGAGTTGGCCACGCGCACCTGATGCCCCAGCGCGGCCAGCCGCCGCGTCAGCGTCCCACCGATCTGACCCGCCCCGATAATCCCGATCCGCATGGTTGGCTCCCTACGACGACGGCTCGAACACCGGGCCTCCGGCCCGCGGGCTGCAACCTCGCTCGTGGTCAGCCTGTTCCCGCTCCCGCGCCGCGGGAGAACGGTCGGCTACCGCTTCCCGAGGGGCGGTGGCCCGGGTCCGGCGTACCGGCGCGGCGCGGTCAGATCCGCCAGCGCGTGGCGCCACCCGGCTCGACGGTCCGCAGCGCGGTGACGGCCGTCAGGTCGATCCGGTAGACGGACCAGGGTGGCGGACCGGCCGAGGGAGCGCTGAACTCGGCGGTCAGGGCCTGCCCCGACTCGTCCACCCGGACCGGCCAGCCCTCGGCGGCCCAGCGTTCGGCCATCGCCGCCACGGTCACCGGGTCGGCGACCCGACTCGCCCGGCCCTCGACCACGACGTCGAACTCGGCGGTGGCCACGCTCAGCGCACAACGTGGGTCACGTGCGAGGTTCCTGGCCTTGCGGGTCCGCTCCCCCGTCTCGAACCAGAAGCAGCCGTCGACGAACAGGGCGCCGACGCCCGTGACGTGCGGGGCGCCGTCCCGACTGATCGTCGTCGGCCAGCAGGTGTGCCGGTCGGGCCCGCCGGAGCCGGGGGCCTGGGTGAGCCCGGTGTCCAGGCGGGCACCGCACCCGTCGCCGACGCCCGAGCGGCGCCACCGAAATAGTCAGGTTAAGCTTACTTTCATTCGATGTCTCCGGCGGCCCGGCCGGCGACGAAGGAGGTCAGGACCATGGCCACGACCGGTCGCACCCGGCCCGTTCGATCGCAGGCGGTTCTCACCGTCCAGGAGAAGAGCTGGATCAGCCCCGGCATCGCCCGCGTCGTGCTCGGCGGCCCTGGCTTCGACGCCTACAACGACAACACGTTCACCGACAAGTACGTGAAGATCTTCTTCGCCGATCCGGCGCACGGTCTGCGGCCACCGTACGATCTCGTCGCGCTGCGGGCCGAGCAGCCCGAGAAGCTGCCCGCGACCCGGACCTACACCGTCCGCTGGGCCGACGCCGACACCCGCCGGCTGGCCATCGACTTCATCGTGCACGGCGACGAGGGGGTCGCCGGGCCCTGGGCCGCGCGCGCCGAAGCCGGCGACCAGCTCGTCCTCAGCGGCGCCGGCGGCGCCTACCGCCCCGACCCGGCCGCCGACTGGCACCTGCTGGCCGGCGACGAGACGGTGATCCCCTCCGCCACCTCGGCACTGGCCGCGATGCCCGCCGAGGCGACGGGAACGGTGATCCTGCTCGTCGACTCCGCGAAGTACGAGGTTCCCCTCCCCCGGCCCGACGGCGTCAGCCTGCGCTGGCTGTACCGGGAGACGGCGGCGGCAGGCAGCGACCCGCTCGTGGCGGCGCTGCGCGAGCTGGCCTGGCCCGCCGGGACACCGCAGGTGTTCGTACACGGCGAGCGGGGCACCGTCAAGGCCGCCCGGCGCCTGCTCACCGATGAGCGCGACGTCCCCCGTGAGCGGCTCTCGATCTCCGCGTACTGGGCCACCGGCCGCGCCGAGGACCGCTTCCAGGCCGAGAAGCGCGAGCCCGTCGGCCAGATCTAGCGCCGGATCCAGCGCTGATCCGGTGCCGCGTCCGCGGCGGAGGTCGACCGAAAGGCTCCGCCTCGACGGGCGTGCCCGTCGAGGCGGAGGGTGTCACGGCTGGTGGTGTCCTCGACCGTGTCGGGACGCGACCCGTCTCAGGAGCGGGCCAGTTCCCGTTCGTCGTCCGGCCGGTCGTCGTCAGGCCGGTCGTCGGTCGACTGGTCGTCGGCAGGCCGGTCGTCGGCAGGCCGGTCGTCGCCGTCGAGTGAGGTGGTGACCGCGCCGTGGGTGACGGGCTCGTCGGCCGGTTCGACCGAGACCCGCGGGGTGATGCGGTCCAGCCACTTCGGGAGATACCAGTTGGCCCTGCCGACGATGTGCATCAGCGACGGCACGAGCATCGTCCGGAGGACGAAGGCGTCGAGGAACACCGCGGCGGCGAGACCGGTGCCGAAAATCTTGATCGGCCGGCCCGGAGAGATCACGAAGCCGAGGAAGACGGCGATCATGATGATGGCGGCGGCGGTGATGATGCCGCCCGTCTCGCCCTGCCCGATGATCACCGATCGCTTGTTGTCGCGGGTGTGCACCCATTCCTCGTGCATCCGGCTGACCAGGAACACCTGGTAGTCCATCGACAGACCGAACAGGATGGCGAAGAGCATGACCGGCATCCAGGCGTCGATCGGCCCGCCCGGTCCGGCTCCCATGCTGTCGGAGAACCAGCCGTACTGGAAGACCGCCACGGCCAGACCGAACGAACCGCCCGCCGCCAGTAGGTTCATCACCGCCGCGGTCAGCGGGATGACCAGGCTGCGGAACGCGATGAGCAGCAGGATGAACGACAGACCGACCACGACCGCGATGAACAGCGGCATCTTCCGGGCCAGCACCGAGGCGAAGTCGACGTTGATCGCCGTGTCGCCGTAGGTGTAGATGTGGTTGTCCGTGCCGTCGTACAGCGGGGGCAGGACGGTCGAGCGAAGGTGTCGGACCAGCTGGTAGGTCTTCTCCGACTGCGGTGACGTGGTCGTCTTGAACGTCACGAAGGCGACGTTCCTGGCCAGTGGCGCCGTGCCTATGCTGCCCGGGTCGACTCCTGGGACGTCCGCCAACGTCTCCGAGACGCGCCGCAGATAGGCCTTGTCCGAGGCGCCCGGACCGCTTACGACGGCTTCCAGGGTGGAGTTGTAGCCGACGCCGAAGTCGGCGGAGATCAGGTCGTAGCCGGTGCGGGTCGTGGAGGTCTTCGGATCGCTGCCCTGATCGCTGGAGCCCAGCTGCAGCGAGAAGAACGGCAGGGCGATCACGATCATCACCGCGCCCGAGATGATCGCGACGGCGACGCGGCGCTGGGCGACGAACCGCGACCAGCGGGCCCAGAAGCCTGTCGGGCGGTCATCGATGAACTCGCCGGCCCGTACCGCCGCCCGCTGCTTGCGGGGCAGCACCTTGAGGCCGAACAGGCTGAGCAGGGCCGGCAGCAGCGTCAGTGAGGCGATCATGGTGAGGCCGACCGCGAGCGCGGTCGCCACCGCCATGCCGTTGAAGAAGCTCACCCCGAGCGCGATGAGGCCGAGGATGGCGATGCACACGGTCGTACCGGCGAACAGCACCGCCCGGCCAGAGGTGTTGATCGCGTTCACGACCGACTCCGCGACAGGCATGCCGCGCCGCAGATTGCGGCGATGTCGCGTGACGACGAACAGCGCGTAGTCGACGCCGACACCGATCACCATCAACTCGGACAGAGCCGGGGTGATGTTGGAGACGCTGATGACGTGACTGAGGATGTAGATCACGCCCAGGCCGCTGACGAGCGCGACCATCGCACTTGCCAACGGCAGCACCGTGGCGGCCACAGTACGGAACACCAACGCCAGGATGATGAGCGCGGCCACGAAGCCAATGAGCACCGAAGCGCCCGAACCGCTGCTTTGCCCGATGCCGGCGAAGGCGTTACCGGTGAACTCGACCTGGAGCGAGTCGCTGCGCAGGGTCTTCAGCTGGTCGTAGACGTTCTTGAACAGCTCGGCGTCGTAGTGGTCGTTCTCCCAGATGATGGTGACCAGCGCCGTGGTGGAGCCATGCGCGCTGTTGAGCAACATCGGGTTTCCCGGCGCGTCCGTGCCGCTGTCCGCGCAGTCGATCGACCCCCACGGCGATGTGATGAGCGCCACATGGTTACCCGAGGCGCACACCTTCTCCAGGGCCGGCTTCAGCTGCGGGGGTGACGCGGTGAACGCCCCCGCCTTGTTCTTGAGCACAACTGTGCCCGGAGCACCGTTCTGATTGTTCAGGCCGGCGTCCTCGAGCAGCTTCGCGACGGACGCGGTCTCGGTGTGCGGCAGGCTGAACGTGTCCTTGTACGAAGCCCCACCCATCGCTCCGGCGATCCCCTGCGCCGCGATGATGAAGACAATCCAGCCGGCGACGACGAGCCATCGGCGCCGGACGACGAGTTCAGCGATCCGTTTCATCAGTTCTCCTGCTCGACATCTGGCGACCGGCGAACGTCTGCGCATCAGCAATCAAGTCCGAGCCGGCCTCGGCTGCGCACATACTTCCAGACGGCCACGGTCCCTGATTTGCGTGGCGTCACCGTCTGTCCTTTCCGTAGCCATACCGCTACTCGACGACTGGCACGGCACCCCGGCGCGGCACACCGGCAGGGTGGCCCGGCACGGCGGCCCCCTGGAGATTTCGCCCGGCCCGGCAGGGCGTCCCGCCGGGCCGGAGCAGCCGCTCCACAGGTGGCCACAAAATTTTCGGCGGACCGTGTCGATCCGCGGCGGGGCCGTTCGACCTGGTGGTGAGAGGGTCGAGCGGCGACCTCGAGAAAGGGAGATCGACGATGGCGAAGTACATGCTGATCATGCGCAGCACGGACGAGTCCCTCGCGAAGATGATGGACACGCCCTTCGAGGAGATGCTCGAGGTGGTGGGCAGCTTCAACGAGGAGTTGATCCGGGCCGGTGTGCTCGTCGCCGCCGAGGGGCTGGACGACCCGGCCCAGGGCGTGGTGGTCGACTACAGCAGCGAGACGCCGGTGGTCACCGACGGTCCGTACGGCGAGACCAAGGAGCTGTTCGGCGGCTTCTACATCATCGAGGTCGCCTCGAAGGAGGAGGCCGTCGAGTGGGCGAAGCGGATGCCCGCGATCAACGGCGCGAAGTGCGAGATCCGGCGCGTGCCGGGCATCGACGAGTTCCCGCAGGACAACGAGTGGGTCGCCCGGGAGCGGGCGTGGCGCGAGCGGACCGGCCAGCTCTGATGCCCGCGGCCACCGGTGGCCCGCCGAACGCCGAGCCGGCGCGGTGGGCCACCGAGGCGGCCGAGGCCACGAACATCACGAAAGCCGCGAAGGCCGCGAAGGCCGTCGAGGCCGTCTGGCGGATCGAGTCCGCCCGGATCGTCGGCGCGCTGGCCCGCTACACCGGCGACTTCGCGCTCGCCGAGGACGTCGCCCAGGAGGCGGTGGCCGAGGCGCTCGTCTCCTGGGCACGGGACGGCGAGCCGGCGAACCCGGCCGGCTGGCTCCTGACGACCGCGCGGCGGCGCGCCGTCGACAGCTTCCGCCGCCGGGCGGCGCTCGACGAGCGGTACGCGATGGTCGCCGGGCAGCTCACCGAAGGTGCGGCGGTCTCGGGCGGACCGCCCCCGGTGGACCGGTCGGACGACCTGCCGTGGGACCCCGACCGGATCGACGACGACGTCCTGGCGCTGATGTTCGTGGCCTGTCATCCGGTGCTGTCGGCCGAGGCCCGGGTGGCCCTGACCCTGCGGGCGGTCGGCGGGCTGTCCAGCGAGGAGATCGCCCGGGCCTTCCTGGTGCCCGTGCCGACGGTCCAGGCCCGGATCACCCGGGCGAAGAAGACCCTCGCCGCGGCCCGGGTGGCGTTCGAGCTGCCGGCGGCGGCGGAACGGCGCGGACGGCTCTCCGGCGTCCTGAGCGTGCTCTACGTGATCTTCACCGAGGGTTCGACGGCGACGTCCGGTGCCGACCTGCTGCGCCCCGATCTGGCCCACGAGGCGATCCGGGTCGCCCGGATGCTCGCCGCGCTGCTGCCCGACGAGCCGGAGGTGCACGGGCTGCTCGCCCTGTGCGAGCTGACGTCCGCGCGTTTCCCGGCGCGCACCGGGCCGGACGGCGAGGCGGTGCTTCTGGAGGACCAGGACCGGCGGCGGTGGGACAGGTCGGCGATCCGCCGCGGCACCGCCGCGATCAGCCGGGCCGCGGCGCTCGGGCGGGGCCTCGGCCCGTACGGCCTGCAGGCGGCGATCGCCGCCTGTCACGCGTCGGCGCCCTCGGTGACCCGGACCGACTGGGAGCGGATCGTGCTCCTCTACGAGGCGCTCGGCCGGGTGGCCCCCTCCCCCGTCGTCGAGCTCAACCGGGCCGTCGCCGTGGCGATGGCGACCGGGCCGCGGGAGGCGCTGGCCATCGTGGACGATCTTGTCGCCGCCGGCCGGCTGTCGGGGTCGCATCTGCTCCCGAGCGTGCGCGGCGAGCTGCTCTCCCGGCTCGGCCGGACAGCCGAGGCCCGTGCCGAGCTGGAGCTCGCCGCCCGGCTGTGCGGCAACATCCGCGAGCGGTCGGTGCTGGTGCGCAAGGCCGCCGCGCTGGCGTGACCCGAGCTCAGCGCCGGGCCGGGCCGGGCGGCCCCCTGGCCCGGCCCGGCTCAGCACGAGACCGGTGAGCTCACCAGCGGTCGCGGTGCAGGACGGTCTCCAGCGGCTCCCGCGCGGCCGGACGGAAGGTCGTGCCGATGGTGTGGGCGACCGGGATCAGCGCCCCCTGGCTGTACCCGGGCGGGATGCCGAGCAGCTCGGCGACCTCGCGGGAGTGGCCGAGGTGCAGCGACGTCCAGGCGGTGCCGAGGCCACGCAGGCGGGCGGCGAGCATGAAGCTCCAGACCGCGGGCAGCAGGGAGCCCCAGAACCCTGGCTGGGCGTGCGGCGGGATCTGCGTGACGTCGCCCTCCAGACAGGGGATCAGCAGGACGGGCACCCGGTGCATGTTCTCGGCGAGGTAGCGGGCCGAGTCACGGACCCGGGTCTGCGTGGCCGCGCGTTCGCCCTCGTACCCCTCGGCGGACGTTCCGTCGGCGGCCAGGTAGGCGGACGCTCCGGCCCGGTAGTACCCGGCAACGCCGGCGCGCAGCTCGGGATCGGTCACCACGATCCAGTGCCAGCCCTGCCGGTTCGAGCCGCTCGGCGCCTGCAGCGCGATCCGCAGGCACTCCTCGATCAGCTCGGGTTCGACCGGGCGGTCCAGGTCCAGCCGCTTGCGGACGCTGCGGGTGGTGGTCAGCAGTTCCTCTGGGGTCAGCTCAGGTACGGCCACGGGGTCATCCTCCCACTGCCGGCCGCCGCCGGGGGTGGGCGCGCCGCCCCGCCACCCCACCGGATGATCATCAGGGGCTGATCAGTGGTCGGAAGGCGGCCTGCACCTGGGAGTCGCTCGGGGTGACGTACCTGTCCGAGCCGAAGCCGTAGATGACCTG
The Parafrankia discariae DNA segment above includes these coding regions:
- a CDS encoding nitroreductase family protein, which codes for MAVPELTPEELLTTTRSVRKRLDLDRPVEPELIEECLRIALQAPSGSNRQGWHWIVVTDPELRAGVAGYYRAGASAYLAADGTSAEGYEGERAATQTRVRDSARYLAENMHRVPVLLIPCLEGDVTQIPPHAQPGFWGSLLPAVWSFMLAARLRGLGTAWTSLHLGHSREVAELLGIPPGYSQGALIPVAHTIGTTFRPAAREPLETVLHRDRW
- a CDS encoding YciI family protein, which encodes MAKYMLIMRSTDESLAKMMDTPFEEMLEVVGSFNEELIRAGVLVAAEGLDDPAQGVVVDYSSETPVVTDGPYGETKELFGGFYIIEVASKEEAVEWAKRMPAINGAKCEIRRVPGIDEFPQDNEWVARERAWRERTGQL
- a CDS encoding siderophore-interacting protein, whose translation is MATTGRTRPVRSQAVLTVQEKSWISPGIARVVLGGPGFDAYNDNTFTDKYVKIFFADPAHGLRPPYDLVALRAEQPEKLPATRTYTVRWADADTRRLAIDFIVHGDEGVAGPWAARAEAGDQLVLSGAGGAYRPDPAADWHLLAGDETVIPSATSALAAMPAEATGTVILLVDSAKYEVPLPRPDGVSLRWLYRETAAAGSDPLVAALRELAWPAGTPQVFVHGERGTVKAARRLLTDERDVPRERLSISAYWATGRAEDRFQAEKREPVGQI
- a CDS encoding MMPL family transporter, with protein sequence MKRIAELVVRRRWLVVAGWIVFIIAAQGIAGAMGGASYKDTFSLPHTETASVAKLLEDAGLNNQNGAPGTVVLKNKAGAFTASPPQLKPALEKVCASGNHVALITSPWGSIDCADSGTDAPGNPMLLNSAHGSTTALVTIIWENDHYDAELFKNVYDQLKTLRSDSLQVEFTGNAFAGIGQSSGSGASVLIGFVAALIILALVFRTVAATVLPLASAMVALVSGLGVIYILSHVISVSNITPALSELMVIGVGVDYALFVVTRHRRNLRRGMPVAESVVNAINTSGRAVLFAGTTVCIAILGLIALGVSFFNGMAVATALAVGLTMIASLTLLPALLSLFGLKVLPRKQRAAVRAGEFIDDRPTGFWARWSRFVAQRRVAVAIISGAVMIVIALPFFSLQLGSSDQGSDPKTSTTRTGYDLISADFGVGYNSTLEAVVSGPGASDKAYLRRVSETLADVPGVDPGSIGTAPLARNVAFVTFKTTTSPQSEKTYQLVRHLRSTVLPPLYDGTDNHIYTYGDTAINVDFASVLARKMPLFIAVVVGLSFILLLIAFRSLVIPLTAAVMNLLAAGGSFGLAVAVFQYGWFSDSMGAGPGGPIDAWMPVMLFAILFGLSMDYQVFLVSRMHEEWVHTRDNKRSVIIGQGETGGIITAAAIIMIAVFLGFVISPGRPIKIFGTGLAAAVFLDAFVLRTMLVPSLMHIVGRANWYLPKWLDRITPRVSVEPADEPVTHGAVTTSLDGDDRPADDRPADDQSTDDRPDDDRPDDERELARS
- a CDS encoding RNA polymerase sigma factor, which translates into the protein MPAATGGPPNAEPARWATEAAEATNITKAAKAAKAVEAVWRIESARIVGALARYTGDFALAEDVAQEAVAEALVSWARDGEPANPAGWLLTTARRRAVDSFRRRAALDERYAMVAGQLTEGAAVSGGPPPVDRSDDLPWDPDRIDDDVLALMFVACHPVLSAEARVALTLRAVGGLSSEEIARAFLVPVPTVQARITRAKKTLAAARVAFELPAAAERRGRLSGVLSVLYVIFTEGSTATSGADLLRPDLAHEAIRVARMLAALLPDEPEVHGLLALCELTSARFPARTGPDGEAVLLEDQDRRRWDRSAIRRGTAAISRAAALGRGLGPYGLQAAIAACHASAPSVTRTDWERIVLLYEALGRVAPSPVVELNRAVAVAMATGPREALAIVDDLVAAGRLSGSHLLPSVRGELLSRLGRTAEARAELELAARLCGNIRERSVLVRKAAALA